Within the Gammaproteobacteria bacterium genome, the region AACTTTGGTTTGATTTACGGCATGTCGGCCTTTGGTTTAGGCCAACAACTAGGCATAGGCCGTAACCAAGCACAAGAATATATCGAGCTTTACTTTCAGCGTTATCCAAAAGCGAAAGAATTTATGGACACAACACGAAAACTTGCGCGTGAACAAGGCTATGTTGAAACACTATTCGGTCGTCGCTTATATCTGGCTGATATCAAATCGTCTAATGCGCAACGGCGCCAATACGCTGAACGCGCGGCGATTAACGCACCCATGCAGGGTAGCGCGGCAGACATTATTAAGCGTGCTATGATCAACGTAGATCATTGGATGAATAAAGATAAACCGGCAACAAGGATGATTATGCAGGTTCACGATGAACTGGTATTTGAAGTGGCAAAAAGCCAACTCGAAACCGCCAAAGAACAGATTCAACTCTGCATGACCCAGGCAGCAGATCTAAGCGTACCCCTAGAGGTGAGCATTGGTACTGGCATCAACTGGGATCAAGCTCATTAGTCAGTGTTCGATATAAAATATCTATCAAACAAAGGACGCGAAAGGGAACTTATTAATATTAGTAGAATCATAAAGAACGTAGCACTTACCACTTTTATCCTCCTAAACAGTGGCAAAGATATCCCGGCATCCCCAGCTGGGATTATTTCCCCCGGCTTTCTCCTCCCTTAGATTAGCCGGGGTTTTTTATCTTCTCTTCTCATTTATCGCTGTCATTCAGCAGCCAGCAATCAAGCTGCGCGATGGCCTCAGCAAGACCCGTTTTTTTAAGTGATGAAAACAACTGAAAACTGACAAGCTCTACTGGCAAAGACTTTTCGCTTGCCAAAGCTTCCACACCCCGCTGCGCCTTCAAGCTGGCTGCCGATGCTGCACCACGACTAAGCTTGTCTGCTTTGGATAACAAAATATGAACAGGCAAATTGAGTGACAAACAATACGCCAACATATGCTGATCACCCTCACCAAGCAGGCGCCGGATATCAACAATAAGCACCACACCTTTTAGTGACTGTCGCGCTTGAAAATAATCCGACATCAGCTTATCCCATTGCTTGCGCACTGACGCTGCTGCTTTGGCATAACCATAACCCGGCAAATCGACCAAACGTATCGGTGACCGTCGTACCACGTCAAGCTCAAAAAAATTAATTTGCTGAGTGCGGCCAGGTGCTTTACTGACACGGGCAAGGCTACGTTGGTCGGCTATTGTATTCAGTGCACTTGATTTGCCGGCATTAGAGCGGCCAACAAAAGCGACCTCACTACCGACATCATCAGGGAATTGGCTTGCACCGGCAGCGCCCAATATAAATTTCGCGCGTCGGTATAATGAGTTATTGCTTGTCACAGTTTAAGCAGCCTCTGGTTGTTATTCTATGAGAATTTCTGTGGGCTATCGCCTACCTTAAAAGAGGCAATGGCCACTGAACGCAGGTGATACAACAGAGTCAATAGTAAACATTAATCAAGGAATTAATAGCGAGTTCAGCTATATCAAGGCATATTGCCCTCCAAAGGCTCGGTTTTGCGCTCCCTTGAAGGGGTATACA harbors:
- a CDS encoding YihA family ribosome biogenesis GTP-binding protein; the protein is MTSNNSLYRRAKFILGAAGASQFPDDVGSEVAFVGRSNAGKSSALNTIADQRSLARVSKAPGRTQQINFFELDVVRRSPIRLVDLPGYGYAKAAASVRKQWDKLMSDYFQARQSLKGVVLIVDIRRLLGEGDQHMLAYCLSLNLPVHILLSKADKLSRGAASAASLKAQRGVEALASEKSLPVELVSFQLFSSLKKTGLAEAIAQLDCWLLNDSDK